The Setaria italica strain Yugu1 chromosome IX, Setaria_italica_v2.0, whole genome shotgun sequence genome has a window encoding:
- the LOC101766901 gene encoding myosin-binding protein 7 isoform X2 has product MDDDHDQDPDPPSPPAAAGGRCPCCSSSSPAVPWRRSVKRKLGAEKGEGGGGEGEGEEAEPTAARVGAEEECAALREAVAAAQSTASELRAEVEEERLASASAASEAMAMMLRLQREKAEVQMELRQFRRFADEKMALDAAEIDQLRALLAQRARRLMRLRARLREYRLQFLHLGIPLPEGEDLVAQNAQEEEEDLLLLEGEDGYADGDGGYYPELRCHDGEYYYEDGQEEEDAVALDLERRICRLEHDQETHLLEPVLEEEEGTNLYTDEGLPELPGLERGGFYADEMLPEEAVEERSQLYNDDEELPESPSAGFGGGEEASETDGVGSASGSDRVYTIDKVHQGASAPIARVPDKYQDEVVEPDIKKLYMRLEALEADRESMRQALVAMRTEKTQLVLLCEIAQQLAKDGAPAGSGAGVGPGVHHTPGKCKVGIVERRFMEDKKAALVKTFSMVALFKVERCSSMESDSVTS; this is encoded by the exons atggaCGACGACCACGACCAGGACCCCgacccgccgtcgccgcccgccgccgccggggggcgGTGCCCgtgctgctcctcctcgtcgccggccgtgcCGTGGCGGCGGTCCGTCAAGCGGAAGCTGGGCGCGGAGAAGGGggagggcgggggcggcgagggggagggggaagagGCGGAGcccacggcggcgcgggtgggcgcggaggaggagtgCGCGGCGCtgcgggaggcggtggcggcggcgcagtccaCGGCGTCGGAGCTGCGGGCCGAGGTCGAGGAGGAGCGCCTCGCCTCTGCCAGCGCCGCCAGCGAGGCCATGGCCATGATGCTGCGGCTCCAGCGCGAGAAGGCCGAGGTCCAGATGGAGCTCCGCCAGTTCCGCCGCTTTGCCGACGAGAAGATGGCGCTCGACGCCGCCGAGATCGACCAGCTCCGCGCGCTCCTGGcgcagcgcgcgcgccgcctgaTGAGGCTGCGCGCCAGGCTCCGCGAGTACCGCCTCCAGTTCCTCCACCTCGGCATCCCGCTCCCCGAGGGCGAGGACCTCGTCGCGCAGAAcgcccaggaggaggaagaggacctCCTACTGCTCGAGGGCGAGGACGGCtacgccgacggcgacgggggcTACTACCCTGAGCTCCGCTGCCACGACGGGGAGTACTACTACGAGGacgggcaggaggaagaggatgcgGTTGCCCTCGATCTGGAGCGCCGGATCTGCCGCCTCGAGCACGATCAGGAAACTCACCTGCTTGAGCCGGTcctggaggaagaggaaggaaccAACCTTTACACAGATGAGGGGTTGCCGGAGTTGCCTGGGCTGGAGCGGGGCGGCTTTTATGCTGACGAGATGTTACCTGAGGAAGCTGTGGAAGAAAGGAGCCAACTCTACAATGACGATGAGGAGTTGCCAGAGTCACCAAGTGCTGGATTTGGTGGTGGGGAGGAAGCGAGTGAGACTGATGGTGTTGGCAGTGCAAGTGGCAGCGATAGGGTATACACAATCGACAAGGTGCATCAAGGTGCGTCTGCGCCAATAGCCAGGGTTCCGGATAAGTACCAGGATGAGGTGGTGGAGCCAGACATTAAGAAGCTTTATATGAGGCTGGAAGCGCTGGAGGCTGACCGTGAGTCAATGAGGCAGGCCCTTGTGGCGATGCGCACTGAGAAGACGCAGCTTGTGCTTCTCTGTGAAATTGCACAGCAGCTTGCCAAGGATGGAGCTCCAGCTGGATCAGGGGCTGGCGTGGGGCCAGGTGTACACCATACGCCGGGAAAATGCAAGGTGGGGATTGTAGAAAGAAGGTTCATGGAGGATAAGAAGGCAGCACTTGTCAAGACATTCTCCATGGTTGCTTTATTTAAG GTCGAACGCTGCAGCTCCATGGAATCCGATTCTGTTACCAGTTAG
- the LOC101766901 gene encoding myosin-binding protein 7 isoform X1 yields MDDDHDQDPDPPSPPAAAGGRCPCCSSSSPAVPWRRSVKRKLGAEKGEGGGGEGEGEEAEPTAARVGAEEECAALREAVAAAQSTASELRAEVEEERLASASAASEAMAMMLRLQREKAEVQMELRQFRRFADEKMALDAAEIDQLRALLAQRARRLMRLRARLREYRLQFLHLGIPLPEGEDLVAQNAQEEEEDLLLLEGEDGYADGDGGYYPELRCHDGEYYYEDGQEEEDAVALDLERRICRLEHDQETHLLEPVLEEEEGTNLYTDEGLPELPGLERGGFYADEMLPEEAVEERSQLYNDDEELPESPSAGFGGGEEASETDGVGSASGSDRVYTIDKVHQGASAPIARVPDKYQDEVVEPDIKKLYMRLEALEADRESMRQALVAMRTEKTQLVLLCEIAQQLAKDGAPAGSGAGVGPGVHHTPGKCKVGIVERRFMEDKKAALVKTFSMVALFKWVLTLFGKKKKLLQSRYTFGLSSNNVGLLLLLDKCPRIQKTLTRTG; encoded by the coding sequence atggaCGACGACCACGACCAGGACCCCgacccgccgtcgccgcccgccgccgccggggggcgGTGCCCgtgctgctcctcctcgtcgccggccgtgcCGTGGCGGCGGTCCGTCAAGCGGAAGCTGGGCGCGGAGAAGGGggagggcgggggcggcgagggggagggggaagagGCGGAGcccacggcggcgcgggtgggcgcggaggaggagtgCGCGGCGCtgcgggaggcggtggcggcggcgcagtccaCGGCGTCGGAGCTGCGGGCCGAGGTCGAGGAGGAGCGCCTCGCCTCTGCCAGCGCCGCCAGCGAGGCCATGGCCATGATGCTGCGGCTCCAGCGCGAGAAGGCCGAGGTCCAGATGGAGCTCCGCCAGTTCCGCCGCTTTGCCGACGAGAAGATGGCGCTCGACGCCGCCGAGATCGACCAGCTCCGCGCGCTCCTGGcgcagcgcgcgcgccgcctgaTGAGGCTGCGCGCCAGGCTCCGCGAGTACCGCCTCCAGTTCCTCCACCTCGGCATCCCGCTCCCCGAGGGCGAGGACCTCGTCGCGCAGAAcgcccaggaggaggaagaggacctCCTACTGCTCGAGGGCGAGGACGGCtacgccgacggcgacgggggcTACTACCCTGAGCTCCGCTGCCACGACGGGGAGTACTACTACGAGGacgggcaggaggaagaggatgcgGTTGCCCTCGATCTGGAGCGCCGGATCTGCCGCCTCGAGCACGATCAGGAAACTCACCTGCTTGAGCCGGTcctggaggaagaggaaggaaccAACCTTTACACAGATGAGGGGTTGCCGGAGTTGCCTGGGCTGGAGCGGGGCGGCTTTTATGCTGACGAGATGTTACCTGAGGAAGCTGTGGAAGAAAGGAGCCAACTCTACAATGACGATGAGGAGTTGCCAGAGTCACCAAGTGCTGGATTTGGTGGTGGGGAGGAAGCGAGTGAGACTGATGGTGTTGGCAGTGCAAGTGGCAGCGATAGGGTATACACAATCGACAAGGTGCATCAAGGTGCGTCTGCGCCAATAGCCAGGGTTCCGGATAAGTACCAGGATGAGGTGGTGGAGCCAGACATTAAGAAGCTTTATATGAGGCTGGAAGCGCTGGAGGCTGACCGTGAGTCAATGAGGCAGGCCCTTGTGGCGATGCGCACTGAGAAGACGCAGCTTGTGCTTCTCTGTGAAATTGCACAGCAGCTTGCCAAGGATGGAGCTCCAGCTGGATCAGGGGCTGGCGTGGGGCCAGGTGTACACCATACGCCGGGAAAATGCAAGGTGGGGATTGTAGAAAGAAGGTTCATGGAGGATAAGAAGGCAGCACTTGTCAAGACATTCTCCATGGTTGCTTTATTTAAG